The Medicago truncatula cultivar Jemalong A17 chromosome 7, MtrunA17r5.0-ANR, whole genome shotgun sequence genome includes the window AAGCAAGAAATAAAAGGAGAAGCCGCATGGTGCACATAGTTAAATTCTAGAACAGTAAAAGCAATGATCCTATTTCCATGAATTTTACTTTTCTTGTCCATTGAGCAAAGTGATGGAGATATAGTTAAATTCTAGATTAGTGATGTCCAGTTCGTTACGAGGACaagttactttttttagtagtgaagATTAGTGATAAAACTAGATTAAAGTGAAggtgtaagattttttttaagcaagcaTATTTACTTATCTTGTTCATTAGGTAAAggtttgagagaaaaaaaatccaaagcaGTACAGTGAGCccatattatataatattatataatacacGTTTTGATTTAAATTCCTCAACCATTATTATATTGAAAGAATGATGGCATCCCAAACTacccttgaaaaaaaaattgtggagcTAGAAAATTCAAAGCAAATACCCCAAAGTTCACGACCAAAGATACAAAGGGTGCCACACAATCTCAGAAACAGAAAAAACTTTGAGAAGTATTACTCACCCAAGTTCCTGTCAATAGGTCCTATCCATCATGGCAATACAGATCTGAAGTTAGGAGGGAAGTACAAGCTTATGTGGGCAgcaaaatacattgaaaatacaAGACTCAATCCACGGGATCTACACAAAAAGATTTTTGATAACATCGATGAACTGAAGGGTCATTTTGACGATGATGTAATTTTAACTTTAACCGGCAAGTCTCTTGAAGGCTTTGGAAGCCTTGAAGAAAAGCTGTCGTGGATATTGTTCGTGGATGGATGCTCTTTGCTTTATATCTTGGATGGATGTTGTACGTGGATGGATGACCCAGAGCCTATGGATATTAAGGTTGATCAACTGGTTCTTGTGATGATGGATGTGCTTTTGTTGGAGAATCAACTACCTTATCAAGTACTCAAGCTATTGTGGAAAGATGAAGACAAGAGTGGATTGATAGAAAGCATCATGAATttcttcaaatatattttggcaAGACCAGGTGAGTCGCAGTCAGAGAAGGAGATACACGTGGTTCTAAACGGAGGAGAACATATTGTATCAATACTAAATGAGTCACAGCTGGAGACACCCACTCATCTTCTTGATCTTCTGCGTAAAATCACCCTCATTGGATCTAAACCCAAGGTACAATAAAATCTACtaacaatatcaaaattttataattgtcCTTTTTTAATGCCAtgatcttcttaattttatgtgaTTAGTTATCATATTTAACGTTGTTTCGcatataaaatagaatatatatttaatagaaacactacATCTACtactaattataatataataatataataaaatcgtACTCAggcaaaatttcataattatcatttttttaaatcttgaTCTTATTAATTTATGTGCCTAATGGTAATCATAATTATTAACTTCTAAGTTTAACTAATTCCCCTATATATCATCAGAATTACTGACAATTTTGTTTCCAATTTCACACAAGTCTAGCTAATTCCATatattctctttcaaaaaaaaaaaaaaaactaattccatatatttgttaatttagttttattttttttgtcttatcatttttaaaccaaGCCTAAAATTAGTTCCCTAtattttgcaaataaaaaaaactcaatttatttcttct containing:
- the LOC25498462 gene encoding uncharacterized protein isoform X2, which translates into the protein MMASQTTLEKKIVELENSKQIPQSSRPKIQRVPHNLRNRKNFEKYYSPKFLSIGPIHHGNTDLKLGGKYKLMWAAKYIENTRLNPRDLHKKIFDNIDELKGHFDDDVILTLTGKSLEGFGSLEEKLSWILFVDGCSLLYILDGCCTWMDDPEPMDIKVDQLVLVMMDVLLLENQLPYQVLKLLWKDEDKSGLIESIMNFFKYILARPGESQSEKEIHVVLNGGEHIVSILNESQLETPTHLLDLLRKITLIGSKPKEASEETGPQKLIKKLLQKIKKWSQKKKEFKLITYRNIQDLKAVGIRVKSSKTRWLRDLDFSAGWFAAKLTLPEIVVDDTSATIFLNKIAYEMCPDFKNDYGICSFAAFIESLIDHPEDVRELRSKGILLNCFGSDEEVANIFNIITTDVMTNINTYHELRRKINEHYCNKYKTWIAQGFHTYFSSPWAITAFLAAFIAIVLTFIQTWFTIHPAC
- the LOC25498462 gene encoding uncharacterized protein isoform X1; this encodes MMASQTTLEKKIVELENSKQIPQSSRPKIQRVPHNLRNRKNFEKYYSPKFLSIGPIHHGNTDLKLGGKYKLMWAAKYIENTRLNPRDLHKKIFDNIDELKGHFDDDVILTLTGKSLEGFGSLEEKLSWILFVDGCSLLYILDGCCTWMDDPEPMDIKVDQLVLVMMDVLLLENQLPYQVLKLLWKDEDKSGLIESIMNFFKYILARPGESQSEKEIHVVLNGGEHIVSILNESQLETPTHLLDLLRKITLIGSKPKTKSNEAITSKEASEETGPQKLIKKLLQKIKKWSQKKKEFKLITYRNIQDLKAVGIRVKSSKTRWLRDLDFSAGWFAAKLTLPEIVVDDTSATIFLNKIAYEMCPDFKNDYGICSFAAFIESLIDHPEDVRELRSKGILLNCFGSDEEVANIFNIITTDVMTNINTYHELRRKINEHYCNKYKTWIAQGFHTYFSSPWAITAFLAAFIAIVLTFIQTWFTIHPAC